Proteins encoded in a region of the Eulemur rufifrons isolate Redbay chromosome 15, OSU_ERuf_1, whole genome shotgun sequence genome:
- the IP6K3 gene encoding inositol hexakisphosphate kinase 3 isoform X1, whose product MVVQGSADARDARAGVQLEPFLHQVGGHMSVMKYDEHTVCKPLISREQRFYESLPLAMKRFTPQYKGTITVQLWKDSQGHLSLVANPLKENQEPFKVSAESAAAVALWQTLQQSTSGSGSARILAQLARSPRESRSPAKAPLRPESHLNAQVSSLVEDANGNQVEKKSCNPWGLHCHQAHLTRLRSEFPENKRHRFLLLENVVSQYTHPCILDLKMGTRQHGDDASEEKKARHMKKCAQSTSARLGVRICGMQVYQTDKKHFLCKDKYYGRKLSVEGFRQALYQFLHNGTHLRTELLEPILRQLQALLSVIRSQSSYRFYSSSLLIIYDGQEPLERTSGSLHPQEVPQVAHGSSPGGLAKVDIRMIDFAHTTYKGSWNEHTTYDGPDPGYIFGLENLIGILQDIQEGQ is encoded by the exons ATGGTCGTACAGGGCAGCGCGGACGCCAGGGATGCCAGGGCGGGCGTGCAGCTGGAGCCCTTCCTGCACCAGGTCGGGGGACACATGAGCGTGATGAAGTATGACGAGCACACCGTGTGCAAGCCCCTCATCTCCCGGGAGCAGAGGTTCTACGAGTCCCTGCCGCTGGCCATGAAGCGCTTCACCCCACAGTACAAAG GCACCATCACAGTGCAACTCTGGAAAGACAGCCAGGGCCATCTCAGCCTGGTCGCCAACCCACTGAAAGAGAATCAGGAGCCCTTCAAGGTGTCCGCGGAGTCGGCGGCGGCGGTGGCCCTCTGGCAGACGCTCCAGCAGAGCaccagcggcagcggcagcgccCGCATCCTTGCGCAGCTGGCGCGCTCACCCAGGGAGAG CCGCAGCCCAGCCAAGGCGCCCCTGAGGCCCGAGTCCCACCTCAACGCTCAAGTGTCCTCGCTGGTGGAAGACGCTAACGGGAACCAGGTTGAGAAGAAGAGCTGTAACCCGTGGGGCCTGCACTGCCACCAGGCCCACCTGACCCGCCTGCGCTCCGAGTTCCCCGAGAACAAGCGGCACC GGTTCCTGTTGCTGGAAAACGTGGTGTCGCAGTACACGCACCCCTGCATCCTGGACCTGAAGATGGGGACCCGGCAGCACGGGGACGACGCGTCCGAGGAGAAGAAGGCCCGTCACATGAAGAAGTGTGCGCAGAGCACCTCGGCCCGCCTGGGCGTGCGCATCTGCGGCATGCAG GTTTATCAAACGGATAAGAAGCACTTTCTCTGCAAAGACAAGTACTATGGAAGAAAACTCTCCGTGGAGGGGTTCAGACAAGCCCTCTATCAGTTCCTGCACAATGGAACCCACCTCCGCACGGAGCTGCTGGAGCCCATCCTGCGCCAGCTCCAGGCCCTCCTCTCGGTCATTAGGAGCCAGAGTTCATACCGGTTCTACTCCAGCTCTCTCCTCATCATCTATGACGGGCAGGAGCCATTGGAAAGAACCTCAGGCAGCCTACATCCTCAGGAGGTTCCGCAGGTGGCCCACGGCAGCTCTCCCGGGGGTCTCGCCAAGGTTGACATCCGCATGATCGACTTTGCTCACACGACATACAAGGGCTCCTGGAATGAGCACACCACCTACGATGGACCAGACCCTGGCTATATTTTTGGCCTGGAAAATCTCATTGGGATCCTGCAGGATATCCAAGAGGGACAATGA
- the IP6K3 gene encoding inositol hexakisphosphate kinase 3 isoform X2, with protein sequence MVVQGSADARDARAGVQLEPFLHQVGGHMSVMKYDEHTVCKPLISREQRFYESLPLAMKRFTPQYKGTITVQLWKDSQGHLSLVANPLKENQEPFKVSAESAAAVALWQTLQQSTSGSGSARILAQLARSPRESPAKAPLRPESHLNAQVSSLVEDANGNQVEKKSCNPWGLHCHQAHLTRLRSEFPENKRHRFLLLENVVSQYTHPCILDLKMGTRQHGDDASEEKKARHMKKCAQSTSARLGVRICGMQVYQTDKKHFLCKDKYYGRKLSVEGFRQALYQFLHNGTHLRTELLEPILRQLQALLSVIRSQSSYRFYSSSLLIIYDGQEPLERTSGSLHPQEVPQVAHGSSPGGLAKVDIRMIDFAHTTYKGSWNEHTTYDGPDPGYIFGLENLIGILQDIQEGQ encoded by the exons ATGGTCGTACAGGGCAGCGCGGACGCCAGGGATGCCAGGGCGGGCGTGCAGCTGGAGCCCTTCCTGCACCAGGTCGGGGGACACATGAGCGTGATGAAGTATGACGAGCACACCGTGTGCAAGCCCCTCATCTCCCGGGAGCAGAGGTTCTACGAGTCCCTGCCGCTGGCCATGAAGCGCTTCACCCCACAGTACAAAG GCACCATCACAGTGCAACTCTGGAAAGACAGCCAGGGCCATCTCAGCCTGGTCGCCAACCCACTGAAAGAGAATCAGGAGCCCTTCAAGGTGTCCGCGGAGTCGGCGGCGGCGGTGGCCCTCTGGCAGACGCTCCAGCAGAGCaccagcggcagcggcagcgccCGCATCCTTGCGCAGCTGGCGCGCTCACCCAGGGAGAG CCCAGCCAAGGCGCCCCTGAGGCCCGAGTCCCACCTCAACGCTCAAGTGTCCTCGCTGGTGGAAGACGCTAACGGGAACCAGGTTGAGAAGAAGAGCTGTAACCCGTGGGGCCTGCACTGCCACCAGGCCCACCTGACCCGCCTGCGCTCCGAGTTCCCCGAGAACAAGCGGCACC GGTTCCTGTTGCTGGAAAACGTGGTGTCGCAGTACACGCACCCCTGCATCCTGGACCTGAAGATGGGGACCCGGCAGCACGGGGACGACGCGTCCGAGGAGAAGAAGGCCCGTCACATGAAGAAGTGTGCGCAGAGCACCTCGGCCCGCCTGGGCGTGCGCATCTGCGGCATGCAG GTTTATCAAACGGATAAGAAGCACTTTCTCTGCAAAGACAAGTACTATGGAAGAAAACTCTCCGTGGAGGGGTTCAGACAAGCCCTCTATCAGTTCCTGCACAATGGAACCCACCTCCGCACGGAGCTGCTGGAGCCCATCCTGCGCCAGCTCCAGGCCCTCCTCTCGGTCATTAGGAGCCAGAGTTCATACCGGTTCTACTCCAGCTCTCTCCTCATCATCTATGACGGGCAGGAGCCATTGGAAAGAACCTCAGGCAGCCTACATCCTCAGGAGGTTCCGCAGGTGGCCCACGGCAGCTCTCCCGGGGGTCTCGCCAAGGTTGACATCCGCATGATCGACTTTGCTCACACGACATACAAGGGCTCCTGGAATGAGCACACCACCTACGATGGACCAGACCCTGGCTATATTTTTGGCCTGGAAAATCTCATTGGGATCCTGCAGGATATCCAAGAGGGACAATGA